A single window of Stigmatopora nigra isolate UIUO_SnigA chromosome 20, RoL_Snig_1.1, whole genome shotgun sequence DNA harbors:
- the LOC144213456 gene encoding uncharacterized protein LOC144213456 isoform X1, protein MQTPSPKMSAFRNDLGADGQRSGDFEKKFELPQVKREEPEFPIQQNREEQLLIKKEENDFTWSTSEPMKSKDDLDVASRGAELANTSRPQIKEEAEPEFLQRQHMKEEELPIKKEEQDVIRSSGEPSKSEDDLDVASKGAEPAHGTNLTKGWQAENLIAPLSDSDDLLYDGEDDEGVKKKPSGDKLYKCAQCGKTFGKMVNLKRHMVTHTGEKPFSCSVCSQTFVEKRLLKRHLITHTGEKPYTCSVCGKTFPYMESLKAHTRTHTGEKLFSCSVCGKCFTEKGSLKIHSRTHSGDKPFSCSVCGQAFTQRGNLKTHARTHTGEKPFSCSICGHSFSRKGHLESHVRTHTGENPFPCLICGKAFSQKQNLKVHTRSHTGEKPFSCAVCGKSYPEKGSLKIHTRTHTGEKPFICSVCGQAFAEKPKLKKHTRTHTGEKLFSCTICGQAFSQTHQLKSHTRTHTDENSFSPPC, encoded by the exons ATGCAAACACCAAGCCCGAAAATGTCTG CTTTCAGAAATGATCTTGGTGCTGATGGGCAGAGGTCTGGTGACTTTGAGAAGAAATTTGAGCTCCCCCAAGTCAAAagggaggagccagagttccctatTCAACAAAACAGAGAAGAACAACTTCtcatcaaaaaggaggaaaatgatTTCACCTGGTCAACTAGTGAGCCCATGAAGAGCAAAGATGATCTGGATGTGGCCAGTAGAGGGGCGGAGCTAGCAAACACCTCaaggccccaaattaaagaagAGGCAGAGCCAGAGTTCCTTCAACGGCAGCATATGAAAGAAGAGGAGCTTCCAATTAAAAAGGAGGAGCAAGATGTCATCAGGTCATCTGGTGAGCCTTctaagagtgaagatgatctggacGTGGCCAGcaaaggggcggagcctgcacaCGGTACCAACTTAACAAAAGGATGGCAAGCAGAGAatttaattgctcctttatcagatagCGACGACTTGCTTTATGACGGTGAGGACGATGAAGGTGTTAAGAAAAAACCCAGTGGCGACAAACTCTACAAATGCGCCCAGTGTGGGAAAACATTTGGGAAAATGGTTAATTTGAAAAGACATATGGTGACCCACAcaggtgagaaaccattttcctgctcagtttgtagtCAAACATTCGTAGAGAAGCGTCTTTTAAAAAGACACCtgataacccacactggtgaaaaaccatatacgtgctcagtttgtggtaaaacattcccATACATGGAAAGCTTAAAAGCCCACacgagaacccacactggtgaaaaactattttcatGCTCGGTTTGTGGTAAATGTTTTACAGAGAAGggaagtttaaaaatacactCAAGAACCCACAGTGGTGATAAAccgttttcctgctcagtttgtgggcAAGCATTTACACAAAGGGGAAATTTAAAAAcccatgcaagaacccacactggtgaaaaaccattttcgtgctcaatttgtggtcactCTTTCTCTCGAAAGGGCCACTTGGAAAGTCATGtgagaacccacacaggtgaaaaccCATTTCCGTGCTTGATTTGCGGTAAAGCTTTCAGTCAGAAGCAAAACTTGAAAGTTCACACGAGATCccatactggtgaaaaaccattttcctgcgcagtttgtggtaaaagctACCCAGAGAAGggaagtttaaaaatacacacaagaacccacacaggtgaaaaaccctttatctgttcagtttgtggtcaagcatttgCAGAGAAgccaaagttaaaaaaacacaccagaACTCATACTGGTGAAAAACTCTTTTCTTGCACAATTTGTGGTCAAGCTTTCTCTCAAACACACCAgttaaaaagccacacaagaacccacactgatGAGAACTCCTTTTCCCCACCATGTTAA